A single region of the Ancylobacter novellus DSM 506 genome encodes:
- a CDS encoding phosphoglycerate mutase family protein gives MASLRVLAGIAALLVSLTAAEAAPKRIIIVRHGEKQAPLTLCSVGKERAQALAAQYLSPSSPMSLLKGETPAAIMAITLHTLETARPIAKAWGMKIATNPLMLTPIRNTPYFNGLINVQNRKVVADLLTNPRWHGTTVVMVWEHFHIASAALEKEFAGQQVTLRQLMHLDRINGAKVPDTWPGPNYNFFWILTYKNPTDTVPASFKVIRQYFAEPYANLPSNDWGAPEPLPAASGCT, from the coding sequence ATGGCCTCCTTGCGCGTGCTCGCCGGCATCGCGGCGCTTCTCGTCAGTCTCACCGCCGCCGAGGCGGCGCCGAAGCGGATCATCATCGTCCGCCACGGCGAGAAGCAGGCGCCGCTGACGCTGTGCAGCGTCGGCAAGGAGCGGGCGCAGGCGCTGGCGGCGCAATATCTCAGCCCGTCGAGCCCGATGAGCCTGCTCAAGGGCGAGACGCCGGCGGCGATCATGGCGATCACCCTGCACACGCTGGAGACGGCGCGGCCGATCGCCAAGGCCTGGGGCATGAAGATCGCCACCAATCCGCTGATGCTCACGCCGATCCGCAACACGCCCTATTTCAACGGCCTGATCAACGTGCAGAACCGCAAGGTGGTGGCCGACCTGCTCACCAATCCGCGCTGGCACGGCACGACGGTGGTGATGGTGTGGGAGCATTTCCACATCGCCAGTGCGGCGCTGGAGAAGGAGTTTGCCGGCCAGCAGGTGACGCTGCGCCAGCTCATGCATCTCGACCGCATCAACGGCGCGAAGGTGCCCGACACCTGGCCGGGCCCGAACTATAATTTCTTCTGGATTCTCACCTACAAGAACCCGACCGACACCGTGCCGGCCTCGTTCAAGGTGATCCGGCAGTATTTCGCCGAACCCTACGCCAACCTGCCCTCGAACGACTGGGGCGCGCCCGAGCCGCTGCCGGCGGCAAGCGGCTGTACCTGA
- a CDS encoding general stress protein: MANQNEQHRGGSGNFAEDRERAREAGRKGGEHSHQQSQSSSGTRQQGGQHEQGGQHRGGSGNFAEDRQRASDAGRKGGQH; encoded by the coding sequence ATGGCCAACCAGAACGAACAGCATCGCGGTGGTTCCGGCAATTTCGCCGAGGACCGCGAACGCGCCCGCGAAGCCGGCCGCAAGGGTGGCGAGCACAGCCACCAGCAGAGCCAGTCGAGCAGCGGCACGCGCCAGCAGGGCGGCCAGCACGAGCAAGGCGGCCAGCATCGCGGCGGCTCGGGCAACTTCGCCGAGGATCGCCAGCGCGCCAGCGACGCCGGCCGCAAGGGCGGCCAGCACTGA
- a CDS encoding cysteine rich repeat-containing protein: MILIALALAAAPLSIGAGHAQEGDMAKYCKADIDRLCKGIAPGGGRLLQCLKAHGKEMSVGCAQALQKLKS, translated from the coding sequence ATGATCCTCATTGCCCTGGCGCTCGCCGCAGCGCCGCTGTCCATCGGCGCCGGCCACGCCCAGGAGGGCGACATGGCCAAATACTGCAAGGCCGACATCGACCGGCTGTGCAAGGGCATCGCACCCGGCGGCGGACGCCTGCTCCAGTGCCTGAAGGCTCATGGCAAGGAAATGTCGGTCGGCTGCGCCCAGGCGCTGCAGAAGCTGAAGAGCTAG
- the cpdR gene encoding cell cycle two-component system response regulator CpdR codes for MLKILLAEDDHDMRRFLVKALQNAGYEVVDFDNGRSAYDRLREEPFELLLTDIVMPEMDGIELARRATELDPDIKVMFITGFAAVALNAGSQAPKDAKVLSKPFHLRDLVNEVGKMLAA; via the coding sequence ATGCTCAAGATCCTGCTCGCCGAAGACGACCACGACATGCGCCGCTTCCTGGTCAAGGCGCTCCAGAATGCCGGCTACGAGGTCGTCGACTTCGACAATGGCCGCTCCGCCTATGACCGGCTGCGCGAGGAGCCGTTCGAGCTCCTGCTGACCGACATCGTCATGCCGGAGATGGATGGCATCGAGCTAGCGCGCCGCGCCACCGAGCTCGACCCGGACATCAAGGTCATGTTCATCACCGGCTTCGCCGCCGTGGCGCTCAATGCCGGCAGCCAGGCGCCCAAGGACGCCAAGGTGCTGTCCAAGCCGTTCCACTTGCGCGACCTCGTCAACGAAGTCGGCAAGATGCTGGCGGCCTGA
- a CDS encoding N-formylglutamate amidohydrolase — protein sequence MMAVISEMIDPAFEIVQPASLTAPFLFNSPHSGVIYPRAFVEQSRLDLPVLRRSEDTLVDTLFGDVTRLGMGFMRAHFPRCYLDVNREPYELDPRMFEGRLPAYANTRSMRVSGGLGTIARIVGEAQEIYGRRIPIDDAITRIETLYKPYHRALRQVMVQMQRSFGLAVLVDCHSMPSGCQRDQRVDIVIGDRYGTSCAPIIPDIMEEELRRRGYAVVRNKPYAGGFITEHYGNPASGMHAVQIEINRALYMHEPSYQASENFENVRSDLLDVALALSRIAHLELAPVRTAAE from the coding sequence ATGATGGCCGTCATATCCGAGATGATCGACCCGGCGTTCGAGATCGTGCAGCCGGCCTCGCTCACCGCGCCGTTCCTCTTCAACTCGCCGCATAGCGGCGTCATCTATCCGCGTGCCTTCGTCGAGCAGTCGCGGCTCGACCTGCCGGTGCTGCGCCGTTCCGAGGACACGCTGGTCGACACGCTGTTCGGCGATGTCACGCGGCTCGGCATGGGCTTCATGCGGGCGCACTTCCCGCGCTGCTATCTCGACGTGAACCGCGAGCCCTACGAGCTCGACCCCCGCATGTTCGAGGGCCGGCTGCCGGCCTATGCCAACACCCGCTCCATGCGGGTGTCGGGCGGGCTCGGCACCATCGCCCGCATCGTCGGCGAGGCGCAGGAAATCTATGGCCGCCGCATCCCGATCGACGACGCCATCACCCGCATCGAGACGCTCTACAAGCCCTATCACCGGGCACTCCGGCAGGTGATGGTGCAGATGCAGCGCAGCTTCGGCCTAGCCGTACTGGTCGACTGCCACTCCATGCCGTCCGGCTGCCAGCGCGACCAGCGCGTCGACATCGTCATCGGCGACCGCTACGGCACCAGCTGCGCGCCAATCATCCCCGACATCATGGAGGAGGAGCTGCGCCGGCGCGGCTACGCCGTGGTGCGCAACAAACCCTATGCCGGCGGATTCATCACCGAGCATTACGGCAATCCGGCCTCCGGCATGCACGCCGTGCAGATCGAGATCAACCGTGCGCTCTACATGCACGAGCCGAGCTACCAGGCGTCAGAAAATTTCGAAAATGTGCGCAGCGACCTGCTCGATGTAGCGCTGGCGCTGTCCCGCATCGCCCATCTGGAGCTCGCGCCGGTGCGGACGGCGGCCGAATAA
- the hisN gene encoding histidinol-phosphatase has translation MGAVDFENFVHELASVSGQAILPFFRTALGVEDKSRGAAFDPVTAADRAAEQAMRALIRRTFPSHGVRGEEFPDDGTDADYVWVLDPIDGTKSFICGLPAWGTLIGLCHNGQPVYGMMHQPFIRERFYGDGATARYRGPAGERRLSVRACAALEEAVMLTTSPLLMSEENRARYVEVEKRVRLPRYGGDCYAYCMVAAGHVDLVIETNLNDFDILPLIPIIEGAGGIVTNWEGGSDLAGGRVVVAGDRRVHEAALKVLAAG, from the coding sequence ATGGGCGCGGTCGACTTCGAGAATTTCGTGCATGAGCTCGCCAGCGTCTCCGGGCAGGCCATCCTGCCCTTCTTCCGCACCGCGCTCGGCGTCGAGGACAAGAGCCGCGGCGCCGCCTTCGATCCGGTCACGGCCGCCGACCGCGCCGCCGAGCAGGCCATGCGGGCACTGATCCGCCGCACCTTCCCGAGCCATGGCGTGCGCGGCGAGGAATTCCCCGACGACGGCACCGACGCCGACTATGTCTGGGTGCTGGACCCCATCGACGGCACCAAGTCCTTCATATGCGGCCTGCCCGCCTGGGGTACGCTGATCGGCCTGTGCCACAACGGCCAGCCGGTCTACGGCATGATGCACCAGCCCTTCATCCGCGAGCGCTTCTATGGCGACGGCGCGACGGCGCGCTACCGCGGCCCGGCCGGCGAGCGGCGCCTCTCCGTGCGCGCCTGCGCCGCGCTGGAGGAAGCGGTGATGCTCACCACCAGCCCGCTGCTAATGAGCGAGGAGAACCGCGCCCGCTATGTCGAGGTGGAGAAGCGCGTGCGCCTGCCGCGCTATGGCGGCGACTGCTACGCCTATTGCATGGTCGCCGCCGGCCATGTCGATCTCGTCATCGAGACCAATCTCAACGACTTCGACATCCTGCCGCTGATCCCGATCATCGAGGGCGCCGGCGGCATCGTAACTAATTGGGAAGGCGGCAGCGACCTCGCCGGCGGCCGCGTGGTCGTAGCCGGCGACCGGCGCGTCCACGAGGCGGCGCTGAAGGTGCTGGCGGCCGGCTGA
- a CDS encoding alpha/beta fold hydrolase: MPSEMILYSTFENPVPEGALCGTVTAVDGVQLRFARWPVAGECRGTVCVFPGRTEKIEKYFETVRDLLRRGFAVAALDWRGQGGSQRLLRNPMKGHVRDFAEYQLDIDAFMQQAVTPELPGPYFALAHSMGATILLDHARRGGTLFERMFLIAPMLDISLVKHEATARRAARLLARLGFGKAYVPRGRRRLRELHFDGNRLTSDAARFARNLTITMEQPQLDVGPPTIGWIKAAYDVMETLADPATARKIRQPLLMVAAGQDSIVSTPTIEHLGTRLIAGAHMVIPGARHELLQERDIFREPLLAAFDAFIPGSPAPAESKAA, encoded by the coding sequence ATGCCGTCCGAGATGATCCTTTACAGCACCTTCGAGAATCCCGTGCCGGAAGGCGCGCTGTGCGGCACCGTCACCGCCGTCGACGGCGTGCAGCTGCGCTTTGCCCGCTGGCCGGTGGCGGGCGAGTGCCGGGGCACGGTCTGCGTCTTCCCGGGCCGCACCGAGAAGATCGAGAAATACTTCGAGACGGTGCGCGACCTGCTGCGCCGGGGCTTCGCCGTGGCGGCGCTCGACTGGCGCGGGCAGGGCGGCTCGCAGCGGCTGCTGCGCAACCCGATGAAGGGGCATGTGCGCGATTTCGCCGAATACCAGCTCGACATCGACGCCTTCATGCAGCAGGCGGTGACGCCCGAGCTGCCCGGCCCCTATTTCGCGCTGGCCCATTCGATGGGCGCGACCATCCTGCTCGACCATGCGCGGCGCGGCGGCACGCTGTTCGAGCGCATGTTCCTGATCGCGCCGATGCTGGATATCTCGCTGGTCAAGCACGAGGCGACGGCGCGGCGCGCGGCGCGGCTGCTCGCCCGCCTCGGCTTCGGCAAGGCCTATGTGCCGCGCGGGCGGCGCCGGCTGCGCGAACTGCATTTCGACGGCAACCGGCTGACCTCCGACGCCGCGCGCTTCGCCCGCAACCTGACCATCACCATGGAGCAGCCGCAGCTCGATGTCGGCCCGCCGACCATCGGCTGGATCAAGGCGGCCTATGACGTGATGGAGACGCTCGCCGACCCGGCGACGGCTCGCAAGATCCGCCAGCCGCTGCTGATGGTGGCGGCGGGACAGGACAGCATCGTCTCGACCCCCACCATCGAGCATCTGGGCACGCGGCTGATCGCCGGCGCGCACATGGTGATCCCCGGGGCGCGGCACGAATTGCTGCAGGAGCGCGACATCTTCCGCGAGCCGCTGCTCGCCGCCTTCGACGCCTTCATTCCCGGCAGCCCGGCGCCGGCGGAGAGCAAGGCGGCCTGA
- a CDS encoding Hsp20 family protein, producing MRTFDLTPLHRSTVGFDRLFSLLDQVGNVDTSTTYPPYNIERTGENAYRITVAVAGFTEDDLKIEVKESGLSIRGERKPETSQKSGEVLYQGIAARAFERRFQLADHVEVRGASLANGLLHVDLVREIPEAMKPRTIAITSGASAPRAIEAKATEAKAA from the coding sequence ATGCGTACGTTTGATCTTACCCCCCTGCACCGTTCGACCGTCGGCTTCGACCGACTGTTCTCCCTGCTCGACCAGGTAGGCAACGTCGATACCAGCACGACCTACCCGCCCTATAATATCGAGCGGACCGGCGAGAACGCCTACCGCATCACCGTGGCGGTAGCGGGCTTCACCGAGGACGACCTCAAGATCGAGGTGAAGGAGAGCGGCCTCTCCATCCGCGGCGAGCGCAAGCCCGAGACGTCGCAGAAGTCCGGCGAGGTGCTCTATCAGGGCATCGCCGCGCGCGCCTTCGAGCGCCGCTTCCAGCTCGCCGACCATGTCGAAGTCCGCGGCGCCAGCCTTGCCAACGGCCTGCTGCACGTCGATCTCGTCCGCGAGATCCCGGAGGCGATGAAGCCCCGCACCATCGCGATCACCAGCGGCGCGTCCGCGCCCCGCGCGATCGAGGCGAAGGCGACCGAAGCCAAGGCAGCGTGA
- the gltB gene encoding glutamate synthase large subunit: MTGMNEEMGGAAARMIGEGSVRPAATDRAATKTIPHIDPGLPAATGLYDPRNEKDSCGVGFIADIKGRKSHQIVQDGLQILLNLEHRGAVGADPRAGDGAGMLVQIPHRFFAKEAAKLGFELPEPGHYAVGHIFMPHDAEGQEIIRATMERVVAEEGQVLLGWREVPTDNSHLGHTVLPTEPKHIQVFIGRGEAIADDDAFERRLFILRKVVSNAIYDAADPRTSGYYVVSLSCRTIVYKGMFNADQLGTYYADFHDPDFESAVALVHQRFSTNTFPAWSLAHPYRMVAHNGEINTLRGNVNWMAARQASVDSELFGNDISKLWPISYEGQSDTACFDNALEFLMQGGYELPHAAMMLVPEAWAGNPLMDEERRAFYEYHAAMMEPWDGPAAIVATDGRQIVATLDRNGLRPARYLVTADDKIVLASEMGVLTFPEDQIVTKWRLQPGRMLLVDLEEGRLVPDEEVKTSLAKAHPYKEWLKRTQLVLEELRSVEAREVRTDVSLLDRQQAFGYTQEDLKLLMAPMATTGQEAVGSMGTDTPISPLSKKAKSLFTYFKQNFAQVTNPPIDPIREELVMSLVSFIGPRPNIFDLEGNSRRKRLEVRQPILTNEDLEKIRSIGFMEERFDTRTLDITYPSDKGAAGMGDAVERLCERAEAAVHGGYNIIILSDRLVGPDRIPIPSLLATAAVHHHLIRKGLRTSVGLVVETGEAREVHHFACLAGYGAEAINPYLAFETMIDMRVDIPEEVDEYEIVKRYIKSIDKGLLKVMSKMGISTYQSYCGAQIFDAVGLSRELIDKYFFGTASSIGGVGLAEISEETAMRHRDAFGDAPVYRTSLDVGGDYAFRLRGEEHAWDPETVATLQHAVRGNAQDKYRHFARLVNEAGAKTLNIRSLFRIRNADEIGHAPIPLDDVESAVDIVKRFVTGAMSFGSISREAHTTLAIAMNRIGGKSNTGEGGEEATRFKPLPNGDSMRSAIKQVASGRFGVTADYLVNADMIQIKMAQGAKPGEGGQLPGHKVDAVIAKVRHSTPGVGLISPPPHHDIYSIEDLAQLIYDLKNVNPEADISVKLVSEVGVGTVAAGVAKARADHITVSGYDGGTGASPLTAIKHAGSPWEIGLAEAHQTLVLNNLRGRIALQVDGGLRTGRDVIIGALLGADDFAFSTAPLIAAGCIMMRKCHLNTCPVGVATQDPVLRKRFKGTPEHVINYFFFVAEEVRELMASMGVASFNELIGRSDWLDQREAIEHWKAKGLDFSRIFAKPEVGPEVAIYHTERQNHPIQHVLDRTLIHQAMPALESGDKVAIHTEIRSINRSVGAMLSGEVAKRYGDAGLPDDTIDIHLTGTAGQAFGAFLATGVSMTLVGEANDYVGKGLSGGRIVVRPAEDAAIVPENSIIVGNTVLYGATSGEVYFRGVAGERFAVRNSGAIAVVEGTGDHGCEYMTGGVVVVIGQTGRNFAAGMSGGVAYVLDEDGTFKKRCNLSMVDLEPVEEEEDLLERLHHHGGDLEFKGRIDIMADMGHHDEERLHQLIAKHLHHTGSTRAQMILDNWAEYRGKFVKVMPVEYQRALREMEKMRGLQAAE; this comes from the coding sequence GTGACGGGAATGAATGAGGAAATGGGCGGCGCTGCCGCGCGCATGATCGGCGAGGGTTCGGTTCGTCCGGCCGCGACGGATCGCGCGGCCACCAAAACCATTCCCCACATCGATCCCGGCCTGCCGGCCGCGACGGGTCTGTATGACCCGCGCAACGAGAAGGATTCCTGCGGCGTCGGCTTCATCGCTGACATCAAGGGCCGCAAGTCGCACCAGATCGTGCAGGACGGCCTGCAGATTCTGCTGAATCTCGAGCACCGCGGCGCCGTGGGCGCGGACCCGCGCGCGGGCGACGGCGCCGGCATGTTGGTGCAGATTCCGCACCGGTTCTTCGCCAAGGAAGCGGCCAAGCTCGGCTTCGAGCTGCCGGAGCCCGGCCACTACGCCGTCGGCCACATCTTCATGCCGCACGACGCCGAGGGCCAGGAGATCATCCGCGCCACCATGGAGCGGGTGGTCGCCGAGGAAGGCCAGGTGCTGCTCGGATGGCGCGAGGTGCCGACCGACAATTCCCATCTCGGCCACACCGTGCTGCCGACCGAGCCGAAGCACATCCAGGTGTTCATCGGCCGCGGCGAGGCCATCGCCGACGACGACGCCTTCGAGCGCCGGCTGTTCATCCTGCGCAAGGTGGTGTCGAACGCCATCTACGACGCGGCCGACCCGCGCACATCTGGCTATTACGTCGTGTCGCTGTCCTGCCGGACCATCGTCTACAAGGGCATGTTCAACGCCGACCAGCTCGGCACCTATTATGCCGACTTCCACGACCCGGATTTCGAGTCGGCGGTCGCGCTCGTGCACCAGCGCTTCTCGACCAATACCTTCCCGGCCTGGTCGCTCGCCCACCCCTACCGCATGGTGGCGCATAACGGCGAGATCAACACGCTGCGCGGCAACGTCAACTGGATGGCGGCGCGGCAGGCTTCCGTCGACTCGGAACTGTTCGGCAACGACATCTCCAAGCTCTGGCCGATCTCCTATGAGGGCCAGTCGGACACGGCGTGCTTCGACAACGCGCTCGAATTCCTCATGCAGGGCGGCTACGAGCTTCCGCATGCGGCGATGATGCTGGTCCCCGAGGCCTGGGCCGGCAACCCGCTGATGGACGAGGAGCGGCGCGCCTTCTACGAGTACCACGCCGCCATGATGGAGCCGTGGGACGGGCCTGCCGCCATCGTCGCCACCGACGGACGGCAGATCGTCGCCACCCTCGACCGCAACGGCCTGCGCCCCGCCCGCTATCTGGTGACGGCGGACGACAAGATCGTGCTTGCTTCCGAGATGGGCGTGCTCACCTTCCCCGAGGACCAGATCGTCACCAAGTGGCGCCTGCAGCCGGGCAGGATGCTGCTCGTCGACCTCGAAGAGGGCCGCCTCGTGCCGGACGAGGAGGTGAAGACCTCGCTCGCCAAGGCGCATCCCTACAAGGAATGGCTGAAGCGCACTCAGCTCGTGCTGGAGGAGCTGCGCTCCGTCGAGGCGCGCGAGGTGCGCACCGACGTGTCGCTGCTCGATCGCCAGCAGGCCTTCGGCTACACCCAGGAAGACCTCAAGCTGCTGATGGCGCCGATGGCGACCACCGGGCAGGAGGCGGTCGGCTCCATGGGCACCGACACGCCGATCTCGCCGCTGTCGAAGAAGGCGAAGTCGCTCTTCACCTATTTCAAGCAGAACTTCGCGCAGGTCACCAATCCGCCGATCGACCCGATCCGCGAGGAGCTGGTGATGAGCCTCGTCTCCTTCATCGGGCCGCGGCCGAACATCTTCGACCTCGAAGGCAATTCGCGCCGCAAGCGACTCGAAGTGCGCCAGCCCATCCTCACCAATGAGGACCTGGAGAAGATCCGCTCCATCGGCTTCATGGAGGAGCGCTTCGACACCCGCACGCTCGACATCACCTACCCGTCCGACAAGGGCGCGGCGGGCATGGGCGATGCCGTCGAGCGGCTGTGCGAGCGCGCGGAAGCCGCGGTGCATGGCGGCTACAACATCATCATCCTGTCCGACCGCCTGGTCGGTCCGGACCGCATCCCGATCCCGTCGCTGTTGGCGACCGCGGCCGTGCATCATCACCTGATCCGCAAGGGCCTGCGCACCTCCGTCGGTCTCGTGGTGGAGACGGGCGAGGCGCGCGAGGTGCACCATTTCGCGTGTCTGGCCGGCTACGGCGCCGAGGCGATCAACCCCTACCTCGCCTTCGAGACCATGATCGACATGCGCGTCGACATCCCCGAGGAGGTCGACGAGTACGAGATCGTCAAGCGCTACATCAAGTCGATCGACAAGGGCCTGCTCAAGGTCATGTCCAAGATGGGCATCTCGACCTACCAGTCCTATTGCGGCGCGCAGATCTTCGACGCGGTCGGCCTGTCGCGCGAGTTGATCGACAAGTACTTCTTCGGCACCGCCTCCTCCATCGGCGGCGTCGGCCTCGCCGAGATCTCCGAGGAGACGGCGATGCGCCACCGCGACGCCTTCGGCGACGCGCCGGTGTACCGCACCTCGCTCGACGTCGGCGGCGACTATGCCTTCCGCCTGCGCGGCGAGGAGCATGCCTGGGACCCGGAGACGGTCGCCACGTTGCAGCACGCCGTGCGCGGCAACGCGCAGGACAAGTACCGTCACTTCGCCAGGCTGGTGAACGAGGCCGGCGCCAAGACGCTCAACATCCGCTCGCTGTTCCGCATCCGCAATGCGGACGAGATCGGCCATGCGCCGATCCCGCTCGATGACGTCGAGTCGGCGGTGGACATCGTCAAGCGCTTCGTCACCGGCGCCATGTCGTTCGGCTCGATCTCGCGCGAGGCGCACACCACTCTCGCCATCGCCATGAACCGCATCGGCGGCAAGTCGAACACCGGCGAGGGCGGCGAGGAGGCGACGCGCTTCAAGCCGCTGCCCAACGGCGATTCCATGCGCTCGGCGATCAAGCAGGTGGCGTCCGGCCGCTTCGGCGTGACGGCGGACTACCTCGTCAATGCCGACATGATCCAGATCAAGATGGCGCAGGGTGCCAAGCCCGGCGAAGGCGGCCAGCTGCCCGGCCACAAGGTCGACGCGGTGATCGCCAAGGTGCGCCACTCGACCCCGGGCGTCGGCCTGATCTCGCCGCCGCCGCACCACGACATCTACTCGATCGAGGATCTGGCGCAGCTCATCTACGATCTGAAGAACGTCAACCCCGAGGCCGACATCTCGGTGAAGCTCGTCTCCGAGGTCGGCGTGGGCACGGTCGCGGCCGGCGTCGCCAAGGCGCGCGCCGACCACATCACCGTGTCAGGCTATGACGGGGGCACCGGCGCCTCGCCGCTCACCGCCATCAAGCATGCCGGCTCGCCGTGGGAGATCGGCCTCGCCGAAGCGCACCAGACGCTGGTGCTGAACAATCTGCGCGGGCGCATCGCCCTGCAGGTCGACGGCGGCCTGCGCACCGGGCGCGACGTCATCATCGGCGCGCTGCTGGGCGCGGACGACTTCGCCTTCTCCACCGCCCCGCTCATCGCGGCGGGCTGCATCATGATGCGCAAGTGCCACCTGAACACCTGCCCGGTGGGCGTGGCGACGCAGGACCCCGTTCTGCGCAAGCGCTTCAAGGGTACGCCCGAGCACGTCATCAACTACTTCTTCTTCGTTGCCGAGGAAGTGCGCGAGCTGATGGCCTCGATGGGCGTCGCCTCCTTCAACGAGCTGATCGGCCGCTCCGACTGGCTCGACCAGCGCGAGGCGATCGAGCACTGGAAGGCCAAGGGCCTCGACTTCAGCCGCATCTTTGCGAAGCCCGAAGTCGGCCCCGAGGTCGCGATCTACCACACCGAGCGGCAAAACCACCCGATCCAGCACGTGCTGGACCGGACGCTGATCCACCAGGCCATGCCGGCGCTGGAGAGCGGCGACAAGGTGGCAATCCACACCGAGATCAGGAGCATCAACCGCTCGGTCGGCGCCATGCTCTCGGGTGAGGTGGCCAAGCGCTACGGCGATGCCGGCCTGCCGGACGACACGATCGACATCCACCTGACCGGCACCGCCGGCCAGGCCTTCGGCGCCTTCCTCGCCACCGGCGTCTCCATGACGCTGGTCGGCGAAGCCAACGACTATGTCGGCAAGGGCCTCTCGGGCGGGCGCATCGTCGTGCGCCCGGCGGAAGATGCCGCCATCGTGCCGGAGAACTCGATCATCGTCGGCAACACCGTGCTCTACGGCGCGACGTCGGGCGAGGTGTATTTCCGCGGCGTGGCCGGCGAGCGCTTCGCCGTGCGCAACTCCGGCGCCATCGCTGTGGTCGAGGGCACGGGCGACCATGGCTGCGAGTACATGACCGGCGGCGTGGTCGTCGTCATCGGCCAGACCGGGCGCAACTTCGCGGCCGGCATGTCCGGCGGCGTGGCCTATGTGCTGGACGAGGACGGCACCTTCAAGAAGCGCTGCAACCTCTCCATGGTCGACCTTGAGCCGGTCGAGGAGGAGGAAGACCTCCTCGAGCGGCTGCACCATCACGGCGGCGACCTGGAGTTCAAGGGGCGCATCGACATCATGGCGGACATGGGCCACCATGACGAGGAGCGCCTGCACCAGCTGATCGCCAAACATCTGCACCATACGGGTTCGACCCGGGCACAGATGATCCTCGACAACTGGGCCGAATACCGCGGCAAGTTCGTCAAGGTGATGCCGGTCGAATACCAGCGCGCGCTGCGCGAAATGGAGAAAATGCGCGGCCTGCAGGCGGCCGAATAG
- a CDS encoding glutamate synthase subunit beta codes for MGKVTGFLEIDRREAKYQPASDRIRHFREFTLPLPDAEVANQASRCMDCGIPFCHGPNGCPIHNQIPDWNDLVYNGNWEEASRNLHSTNNFPEFTGRICPAPCEEACTLNLEDVPVTIKTVEQAIADKSWKMGWIKPEPASVKTGRKVAVVGSGPAGMAAAQQLARAGHEVHVYEREPKAGGLLRYGIPDFKMEKHYIDRRVAQMEGEGVVFHYGANVGVTLPLEELLENHDAVLMCGGSEAPRDPGLPGQELDGVHYAMPYLVQQNRRVGREDVSGEQAILAAGKHVVVIGGGDTASDCVGTAFRQGALSVHQLDIRPVPPLKEDKLAVWPYWPTKFRTSSSQAEGAEREFAAATLGIEGKNGRVISVKCARVDPKRQPIPGTEFHIKADLVFIALGFVHPVHEGMLEQQGLSIDKRGNVQANDLDYATSVPKLFAAGDMRRGQSLVVWAIREGRQAAQSIDTFLMGASALPR; via the coding sequence ATGGGTAAGGTCACGGGTTTCCTCGAAATCGATCGGCGCGAGGCGAAGTATCAGCCGGCGTCCGACCGCATTCGCCATTTCCGCGAGTTCACCCTGCCCCTGCCCGACGCCGAGGTCGCCAACCAGGCGTCGCGCTGCATGGATTGCGGCATCCCGTTCTGCCACGGGCCGAATGGCTGCCCGATCCACAACCAGATCCCGGACTGGAACGACCTCGTCTATAACGGGAACTGGGAGGAGGCATCGCGCAACCTCCACTCCACCAACAACTTCCCCGAATTCACCGGCCGCATCTGCCCCGCGCCTTGCGAGGAAGCCTGTACGCTGAACCTCGAGGACGTGCCGGTCACCATCAAGACGGTCGAGCAGGCCATCGCCGACAAGTCGTGGAAGATGGGCTGGATCAAGCCCGAGCCCGCCTCCGTGAAGACCGGCAGGAAGGTCGCCGTGGTCGGCTCCGGCCCGGCCGGCATGGCTGCCGCCCAACAGCTCGCCCGCGCCGGCCACGAGGTGCATGTCTATGAGCGCGAGCCCAAGGCCGGCGGCCTGCTGCGCTACGGCATCCCCGACTTCAAGATGGAGAAGCACTACATCGACCGCCGCGTCGCGCAGATGGAAGGCGAAGGCGTCGTCTTCCACTACGGCGCTAATGTCGGGGTCACTCTGCCGCTCGAAGAACTGCTGGAGAACCACGACGCGGTACTGATGTGCGGCGGCTCCGAGGCCCCGCGCGATCCCGGCCTGCCCGGCCAGGAGCTCGACGGCGTGCACTACGCCATGCCCTATCTGGTGCAGCAGAACCGCCGCGTCGGCCGCGAGGACGTCTCGGGCGAGCAGGCGATCCTTGCCGCCGGCAAGCATGTGGTGGTGATCGGCGGCGGCGACACCGCCTCCGACTGCGTCGGCACCGCCTTCCGCCAGGGCGCGCTCTCCGTCCACCAGCTCGACATCCGCCCGGTGCCGCCGCTGAAGGAGGACAAGCTGGCGGTGTGGCCCTACTGGCCGACCAAGTTCCGCACCTCCTCCTCGCAGGCCGAGGGCGCCGAGCGCGAATTCGCCGCCGCCACGCTGGGCATCGAGGGCAAGAACGGCCGCGTGATCTCGGTGAAGTGCGCCCGCGTCGATCCCAAGCGCCAGCCGATCCCCGGCACCGAGTTCCACATCAAGGCCGACCTCGTCTTCATCGCGCTCGGCTTCGTGCATCCGGTGCACGAGGGCATGCTGGAGCAGCAGGGCCTGTCGATCGACAAGCGCGGCAACGTGCAGGCGAACGACCTCGACTACGCCACCAGCGTGCCGAAGCTGTTCGCCGCCGGCGACATGCGCCGCGGCCAGTCGCTGGTGGTCTGGGCGATCCGCGAGGGCCGCCAGGCGGCGCAGTCGATCGACACCTTCCTGATGGGTGCTTCCGCCCTGCCGCGGTGA